A region of Reichenbachiella carrageenanivorans DNA encodes the following proteins:
- a CDS encoding FAD-dependent oxidoreductase, protein MIQKGFNKGVRVSHEERIETDLVIIGGGIAGVCAAITAARKGTKVALVQDRPVLGGNASSEVRLWILGATSHMGNNNRWSREGGVMDEILVENMYKNKEGNAIVFDTILLDKVYLEPNIQLFLNTAVYEVAKKEERKIQSVRAFNPQNSTQYLFVAPLFCDASGDGIVAFQAGAAFRMGAETEEEFGELFTPDESYGELLGHSMYFYSKSTDQPVKYRRPSYALKDIKEIPRYKLISKTDMGCRFWWFEYGGRADTIHQTEEIKWELWKVIYGVWDYIKNSGEFEDVDHLTLEWVATVPGKRESRRFEGLYMIKQQDVIEQRNFPDAVAHGGWALDLHPSDGIYSDQSGCTQWHAKGVYEIPYRSFVSKDIDNLFLAGRIISATHVAFGSTRVMATCGNGGQAVGMAAALCIREGLLPKDMQEEPRMTMLQNELNLVGQSIPHVPIRSEQNLINDAVLKASSVLKLGQMPAGDTWINLATSLAQLLPLSVGQAYHFRVNVKAKEKTTLTVQLRISEKPANYTPEIIWEELTFELAPGQQSLEIAFSKPLENSQYAFLTFLSNEKVEMEESDHQYSGILTVYNGENKAVSNTGKQSPPDGIGIDTFEFWTPKRRPEGKNLALQSTPEIVFDSKNLGNGLTRPWLKPNAWVAELKDEKPKLHIEWEQTQKISEIRLFWDTDYDHAMESTLMGHPEEVMPFCVRNYKITTLTGEVLAAVEDNYQTLHVISLEKKVNTKGIVLEMEHPSQHVPAALFEIIVR, encoded by the coding sequence ATGATACAAAAGGGTTTTAATAAGGGAGTACGAGTTTCGCATGAAGAGCGGATAGAGACAGATTTGGTGATCATAGGTGGTGGTATTGCGGGCGTGTGTGCTGCCATTACTGCTGCCCGAAAAGGCACGAAGGTAGCCTTGGTGCAAGACCGACCAGTACTAGGGGGCAATGCCTCTTCGGAGGTAAGGTTGTGGATATTAGGTGCTACCTCGCACATGGGCAACAACAACCGCTGGTCTCGCGAAGGTGGCGTGATGGACGAGATATTGGTGGAAAACATGTACAAAAACAAGGAAGGTAATGCGATTGTTTTCGATACCATTCTGTTAGACAAAGTGTACCTAGAGCCCAATATCCAACTCTTTCTCAATACAGCAGTTTACGAAGTTGCTAAAAAAGAGGAAAGAAAAATTCAATCCGTCCGTGCATTCAACCCACAAAACTCCACCCAATATTTGTTTGTCGCACCTTTGTTTTGTGATGCTTCAGGCGATGGGATTGTCGCTTTTCAGGCCGGTGCTGCCTTTAGGATGGGTGCCGAAACAGAAGAAGAATTTGGTGAGTTGTTTACGCCAGACGAGTCTTATGGAGAGTTGTTGGGGCATTCTATGTACTTCTACAGCAAGAGTACAGACCAGCCTGTGAAGTATCGTCGGCCATCTTATGCCCTCAAAGACATCAAGGAAATCCCACGCTACAAGTTGATCAGCAAGACCGACATGGGCTGCCGTTTTTGGTGGTTTGAATATGGCGGACGTGCCGACACCATTCACCAGACCGAAGAGATCAAATGGGAACTTTGGAAGGTGATCTACGGCGTGTGGGATTACATCAAAAACTCTGGTGAGTTTGAGGATGTGGATCACTTGACGCTAGAGTGGGTGGCCACCGTGCCCGGCAAGCGCGAGAGTCGCAGATTCGAAGGGCTGTACATGATCAAGCAGCAGGACGTGATCGAGCAACGAAATTTTCCGGATGCAGTAGCTCATGGTGGATGGGCATTGGACTTGCATCCTTCAGACGGCATTTACAGCGACCAGTCCGGCTGTACCCAGTGGCACGCCAAGGGCGTGTATGAAATCCCCTATCGCAGTTTCGTTAGCAAGGATATCGACAATCTGTTTTTGGCTGGTCGCATCATCAGTGCCACGCATGTCGCATTTGGCTCTACCCGAGTGATGGCTACCTGTGGCAATGGAGGACAGGCCGTAGGCATGGCAGCAGCGCTTTGTATTCGCGAGGGCTTATTGCCAAAAGACATGCAAGAGGAACCACGCATGACGATGCTACAAAATGAACTAAACCTTGTAGGACAGTCCATCCCTCACGTACCGATTCGATCTGAACAAAATTTGATCAATGACGCCGTACTGAAAGCCTCTTCGGTATTGAAGCTGGGTCAAATGCCAGCAGGAGATACTTGGATCAATCTGGCTACTTCTCTGGCACAGTTGCTTCCGCTGTCTGTAGGTCAGGCTTATCACTTTCGTGTAAATGTAAAAGCAAAAGAAAAAACAACGCTGACAGTCCAATTGCGGATTTCCGAAAAGCCAGCCAACTATACACCCGAGATCATTTGGGAAGAATTGACTTTTGAATTGGCACCAGGCCAACAATCCTTGGAGATTGCCTTTAGCAAACCCTTAGAAAATTCACAATATGCTTTTCTAACCTTCCTATCCAACGAAAAAGTGGAGATGGAAGAAAGTGACCACCAGTACTCCGGAATTCTAACGGTATATAACGGTGAAAACAAAGCCGTGTCCAATACCGGCAAGCAGTCTCCTCCAGATGGAATAGGCATAGACACCTTTGAATTTTGGACACCCAAAAGACGCCCAGAAGGCAAAAACCTAGCCCTTCAAAGCACTCCCGAAATTGTCTTTGATTCGAAAAATCTAGGCAATGGACTGACACGGCCTTGGCTCAAGCCGAATGCTTGGGTAGCAGAACTCAAGGATGAAAAACCTAAGCTGCATATCGAATGGGAGCAAACGCAGAAGATTTCAGAGATACGTTTGTTTTGGGATACAGACTACGACCATGCGATGGAGTCTACCCTGATGGGTCACCCCGAGGAGGTCATGCCTTTTTGTGTACGCAATTATAAGATCACAACGCTAACAGGCGAAGTGCTAGCAGCTGTAGAAGACAACTATCAAACACTACATGTGATCTCATTGGAGAAGAAAGTTAATACCAAAGGTATCGTGTTGGAAATGGAACATCCTTCGCAACATGTGCCTGCCGCTTTATTTGAAATAATAGTGAGATGA